One region of Candidatus Sulfotelmatobacter sp. genomic DNA includes:
- a CDS encoding carboxypeptidase-like regulatory domain-containing protein, with protein sequence MRSRARAVGSGVRQRGRAAGACALALAVLASTWGQTPAAAGPSDHKYLSVRGTVADSDGNPLSGVAVEASGTREARAVTGTDGRYQLSLDLGTLATLRDRPAAIWIRARLEGWRVHVAGGAPSLAIELSVSTSGSQPQMVARSNFGLIADAMLDALAPAGDRTASIQAVFVAQRGAAADSTAPLAAERRLAVLIEPWLMKAPVTAAEPAAPGLAAPVRKSAAPSPSTAARDSARRARDAEEHLKNAAAIAARESVWMAQRAVALAQRMLQDSLRAVRDAAEDSARRGHAAPAAAAAGASAKPAAPVKAAPSSQSAKPSKTSASPVAAAASPAAKSGAADHDKQRSSDPANVLPVRPRTSWSDFSGLTRVQPGGGRLDTVAIDVAGIPVTPGGAECSCRVKGTVELEFHHLLSSPMRVEVAIMDVPAMRDTVQLFMGSPRAFDFPNVPCGHLSIRISAFSQREFEVITPDQVAPFECRDGGLRQVRIVIAPR encoded by the coding sequence ATGCGGTCGCGAGCGCGGGCGGTCGGCTCCGGCGTTCGCCAGCGAGGGCGCGCAGCAGGCGCCTGCGCTCTGGCGCTGGCGGTTCTCGCGTCGACCTGGGGGCAGACGCCGGCTGCCGCCGGGCCGTCGGATCACAAGTACCTGAGCGTGCGCGGGACCGTCGCCGACTCCGACGGCAATCCGCTTTCGGGCGTCGCGGTGGAGGCGAGCGGGACGCGCGAGGCGCGCGCGGTCACCGGGACCGACGGACGCTACCAGTTGTCGCTGGACCTGGGGACGCTCGCCACGTTGCGCGATCGCCCGGCCGCGATCTGGATTCGGGCGCGGCTCGAGGGCTGGCGGGTGCACGTGGCGGGCGGGGCCCCATCGCTCGCGATCGAGCTGTCGGTGAGCACTAGCGGTTCCCAGCCGCAGATGGTGGCGCGCTCCAATTTCGGATTGATCGCCGACGCCATGCTCGATGCACTCGCCCCGGCCGGGGATCGCACCGCCTCGATTCAGGCGGTGTTCGTGGCCCAGCGCGGCGCAGCGGCCGACTCGACCGCGCCGCTGGCCGCCGAGCGCCGACTCGCCGTGCTCATCGAGCCGTGGCTGATGAAAGCGCCGGTGACGGCTGCGGAACCCGCCGCGCCCGGGCTGGCTGCACCCGTGAGGAAGTCCGCCGCGCCTTCGCCGTCCACCGCGGCGCGGGATTCAGCCAGGCGCGCGCGCGATGCCGAGGAGCACCTGAAGAACGCGGCGGCCATCGCGGCGCGCGAGTCGGTGTGGATGGCGCAGCGCGCGGTCGCGCTCGCTCAGCGCATGCTGCAGGATTCGCTGCGCGCGGTGCGCGATGCCGCGGAAGACTCGGCGCGGCGGGGGCACGCGGCGCCGGCCGCGGCGGCCGCCGGCGCGAGCGCGAAGCCCGCGGCGCCGGTCAAGGCCGCACCGTCGTCGCAGAGCGCGAAGCCTTCGAAGACCTCCGCTTCACCGGTCGCGGCGGCCGCCTCGCCGGCTGCGAAGTCCGGCGCCGCCGATCATGACAAGCAAAGGAGCTCCGACCCCGCCAATGTGTTGCCGGTCCGGCCGCGCACCTCGTGGAGCGACTTCAGCGGTCTCACCCGCGTGCAGCCGGGTGGCGGCCGGCTCGACACGGTGGCGATCGATGTCGCCGGCATTCCGGTGACACCCGGCGGCGCCGAGTGCTCCTGTCGCGTCAAGGGCACCGTCGAGCTGGAGTTCCACCATCTGCTTTCGAGCCCGATGCGCGTCGAGGTGGCGATCATGGACGTGCCGGCGATGCGCGACACCGTTCAGCTGTTCATGGGCTCGCCGCGCGCATTCGACTTCCCGAATGTACCGTGTGGGCACCTCAGCATTCGGATCTCTGCGTTCTCGCAGCGGGAGTTCGAGGTCATCACGCCCGATCAAGTGGCGCCGTTCGAGTGTCGCGACGGCGGCCTGCGCCAGGTGCGCATCGTGATCGCGCCGAGGTAA
- a CDS encoding TylF/MycF/NovP-related O-methyltransferase: MVIDQLAAAIYRASPGTAPGLVLKRLGIATSRRREEFYTLERLTRELRAPRGAVLECGVYRGATLLGMTHILNCRGIKPRVFGLDSFEGFPEPTPQDAQESGAMHPDVHAGALADTSYQALLDRIRLLHWQDRITVIKGFFERTLPALDQQRFDLVHLDCDLYSSYRTCLEFVYPRMLPNSVIVLDDYKLPANVYPGADRAVDEFFADKPEKPQRFDHPKGLRSFVRIAGN; the protein is encoded by the coding sequence ATGGTCATCGATCAGCTCGCCGCCGCCATCTATCGCGCTTCGCCGGGCACTGCACCCGGCCTCGTGCTCAAGCGGCTGGGCATCGCCACGTCGCGGCGGCGCGAGGAGTTCTACACGCTCGAGCGCCTGACGCGCGAACTGAGAGCGCCGCGCGGCGCGGTCCTCGAATGCGGCGTCTATCGCGGCGCCACTCTGCTCGGAATGACGCACATCCTGAATTGCCGGGGCATCAAGCCGCGCGTGTTCGGCCTGGACTCTTTCGAGGGCTTTCCCGAACCGACGCCGCAGGATGCTCAGGAGAGCGGCGCGATGCATCCCGACGTCCATGCGGGGGCGCTCGCCGACACCTCGTATCAGGCGCTCCTCGATCGGATCCGCCTGCTCCACTGGCAGGACCGGATCACCGTGATCAAGGGTTTCTTTGAGCGGACCCTGCCGGCGCTGGATCAGCAGCGATTCGACCTGGTTCACCTGGACTGCGATCTTTACTCGTCCTATCGAACTTGCCTCGAGTTCGTCTACCCGCGGATGCTGCCGAACTCCGTGATCGTGTTGGACGACTATAAGTTGCCCGCCAACGTCTACCCGGGCGCCGACCGTGCCGTGGACGAGTTCTTCGCCGACAAGCCCGAGAAACCCCAGCGCTTCGACCACCCCAAGGGGCTTCGGTCCTTCGTCAGGATTGCGGGGAACTAA
- a CDS encoding T9SS type A sorting domain-containing protein, producing MSSIFGPRSATPSLPRQLTRTLIGAAALAALASLAPIARADAINGHWNEIAQPAGAPISNMYPRAAGSIVYDSFRDRLIQFGGDQGPSNQVFVLNLSPGSNWTRMFPLGTPPFPRYGQMAIYDPVNDRMIVFGGYAPDSYEGQVNDVWQLSLSGAPTWSQIFPAGTPPSPRQDGAAIYDPVGQRLVVFGGASSVYGFQNDVWQLNLTYFSTWTQLTPSGLPPSARDLSQYAYDPDHGSLVLFGGWDGASFLGDAWELTLAGAGSWAPVSAGGAPSPRREGVSCYDPSSQSLVFFGGLNSGGFLDETWQLLLSGSPAWTHLTPGGVLPSARSDGRGCYDPVRKRLILFGGYDGGYDRDTRALSLTGSLEWKNLFAEDAGQIMFRRDNVTVIRPDTRDMFTFGGLSPSGNDNNETWKLSLATPNQVWTQESPGGLIPTPRHGHRAVWDPVRQRMIMVGGYDFNYENDVWAYSPSPSPTWTQLSIAGTPPQGRMLFGLAYDPVRDQLILVGGHSGFPPNSTHPYWNDVWSIPLSGPNANTWVPLSPSGTPPAPRWIYGMQYDAPRDRMVFFGGVTDAGRPNDAWALNLGGSTSWTQILPLGGPPPGRSDHGMVYDPYVDRMVVFGGYDGVFDNDVWALNFSGTPSWMQLHPDGGPPIGRDIFMAAFDLAGDQMVFMGGFDGDNLMRDTWALTWLPPIVAAQASLVSSSATPEGVRIEWMVPNASTMQFRAERGSNGGWSPVADPMLSGTDRVVLDDPDVPVGAHLTYRLWLRSSSGENLASEVTVDVPQGYRFALEGAHPNPAAGDRLMIAYSLPRAESARLDVLDLAGRRVASQDLSGAGAGRHVIAVAPLHALDPGVYLVKLSAGEGTRTAKVSVMK from the coding sequence ATGTCCTCCATCTTTGGCCCGCGCTCCGCCACACCTTCCCTCCCCCGGCAGCTCACCCGAACCCTGATCGGCGCGGCCGCACTCGCGGCTCTCGCCAGCCTCGCCCCGATCGCGCGCGCCGACGCGATCAACGGCCACTGGAACGAGATCGCGCAGCCTGCCGGGGCCCCCATCAGCAACATGTATCCGCGCGCGGCCGGCTCGATCGTCTACGACAGTTTTCGCGACCGGTTGATCCAGTTCGGCGGCGATCAGGGCCCGTCGAATCAAGTGTTCGTCTTGAATCTCTCGCCGGGTTCGAACTGGACGCGGATGTTTCCCCTCGGTACCCCGCCCTTCCCTCGCTACGGACAAATGGCGATCTATGACCCGGTCAACGATCGCATGATCGTGTTCGGCGGATATGCGCCCGATAGCTACGAAGGTCAGGTCAACGATGTCTGGCAGCTCTCGCTCTCGGGAGCTCCGACGTGGTCGCAGATCTTCCCCGCTGGAACGCCACCCAGTCCGCGTCAGGACGGCGCGGCGATTTACGATCCGGTCGGCCAGCGGCTGGTGGTCTTCGGCGGCGCCTCCTCTGTCTATGGTTTTCAGAACGACGTCTGGCAGCTCAACCTCACCTACTTTTCGACGTGGACGCAGCTCACTCCCTCGGGACTTCCGCCCTCGGCGCGCGACCTCTCGCAATACGCCTACGATCCGGATCACGGCAGCCTGGTGTTGTTCGGCGGGTGGGATGGCGCCAGTTTCCTCGGTGACGCGTGGGAATTGACGCTGGCGGGCGCGGGCAGCTGGGCGCCCGTCTCAGCCGGCGGCGCGCCTTCGCCGCGTCGCGAGGGCGTCTCGTGTTACGACCCCTCGAGCCAGAGCCTGGTGTTCTTCGGCGGACTGAACTCCGGTGGCTTCCTGGATGAAACCTGGCAGCTCTTGCTGTCTGGATCCCCGGCCTGGACTCATCTAACGCCTGGCGGCGTCCTGCCCTCCGCGCGCTCCGATGGTCGCGGATGCTACGACCCGGTGCGCAAGCGGCTGATCCTCTTCGGCGGCTATGACGGCGGCTACGACCGCGATACGCGCGCTCTTTCCCTCACGGGTTCACTCGAGTGGAAGAACCTGTTCGCGGAAGACGCCGGGCAGATCATGTTCCGCCGCGACAATGTCACCGTGATTCGCCCCGATACGCGCGACATGTTCACGTTTGGCGGGCTGAGTCCGAGCGGCAATGACAACAACGAGACCTGGAAGCTCTCGCTCGCTACGCCGAATCAGGTGTGGACGCAGGAGTCGCCCGGGGGCCTGATTCCGACGCCGAGACATGGCCATCGCGCGGTGTGGGATCCGGTGCGCCAGCGCATGATCATGGTCGGCGGGTACGACTTCAACTACGAGAACGACGTCTGGGCGTACTCGCCGAGTCCATCGCCGACCTGGACGCAGCTCAGCATCGCCGGAACGCCGCCGCAGGGCCGCATGCTGTTTGGGCTTGCATATGATCCGGTGCGCGATCAGCTGATCTTGGTTGGCGGGCACTCAGGCTTCCCACCCAACTCGACGCACCCGTACTGGAACGACGTCTGGTCCATTCCGCTGAGCGGACCGAACGCCAACACCTGGGTGCCGCTCTCGCCGAGCGGAACGCCGCCCGCTCCGCGCTGGATCTACGGCATGCAGTACGACGCGCCGCGCGACCGCATGGTGTTCTTTGGTGGGGTCACCGACGCTGGACGCCCCAATGATGCCTGGGCTCTCAATCTTGGCGGCTCGACCAGCTGGACGCAGATCCTCCCCCTCGGCGGTCCGCCGCCGGGTCGCAGCGATCACGGGATGGTGTACGACCCGTACGTCGATCGTATGGTGGTATTCGGCGGATACGATGGCGTGTTCGACAACGACGTCTGGGCGCTCAATTTTTCCGGCACTCCGAGCTGGATGCAGCTCCATCCCGATGGCGGTCCGCCGATCGGCCGCGACATTTTCATGGCGGCGTTCGATCTGGCTGGCGATCAGATGGTGTTCATGGGTGGGTTCGACGGCGACAATCTGATGCGTGACACGTGGGCGCTGACCTGGCTGCCGCCGATCGTCGCGGCGCAGGCCTCTCTCGTCTCCTCGAGCGCCACCCCGGAAGGCGTGCGCATCGAGTGGATGGTGCCGAACGCCTCGACCATGCAATTCCGCGCCGAGCGCGGCTCGAACGGCGGCTGGTCGCCGGTCGCCGATCCGATGCTGAGCGGAACCGACCGCGTGGTGCTCGACGATCCTGATGTGCCGGTGGGCGCGCACCTCACCTACCGGCTGTGGCTGCGCTCGTCCTCGGGCGAAAACCTCGCGAGCGAAGTGACGGTCGACGTGCCGCAGGGTTACCGTTTCGCGCTCGAGGGCGCGCATCCCAATCCTGCTGCCGGGGACCGGCTCATGATCGCCTACTCGCTGCCGCGCGCCGAGTCGGCCCGTCTCGACGTGCTCGATCTCGCCGGGCGGCGCGTGGCGTCGCAGGACCTGAGCGGTGCGGGAGCGGGACGACACGTGATCGCCGTCGCTCCGCTGCACGCGCTCGATCCCGGTGTTTACCTGGTGAAGCTCTCGGCGGGCGAAGGAACTCGCACCGCCAAGGTGTCGGTCATGAAGTAG
- a CDS encoding YajQ family cyclic di-GMP-binding protein, protein MASTSSFDVTTGVDFMEAHNAVDQTTKEITQRYDFKGLKTEITLNQKEKKITLAAPDEFKLKAIWDVLQSKMVRRGVPLKNLKPGEVQPASMGSARQEIAIQDGLTADMARDVVRVIKDAKLRKVQASIQGDTVRVSSPSKDELQGVMTLLKQNDFGVELKFGNYRTN, encoded by the coding sequence TTGGCCAGCACCAGCTCATTCGACGTCACCACCGGCGTGGACTTCATGGAAGCCCACAACGCCGTGGACCAGACCACCAAGGAGATCACGCAGCGCTACGATTTCAAGGGCCTGAAGACCGAGATCACCCTCAATCAGAAGGAGAAGAAGATCACGCTGGCGGCGCCCGACGAGTTCAAGCTCAAGGCGATCTGGGACGTGCTCCAGAGCAAGATGGTGCGGCGGGGCGTGCCGCTCAAGAATCTCAAGCCCGGCGAGGTTCAGCCCGCCTCGATGGGCAGCGCGCGCCAGGAAATCGCCATTCAGGACGGGCTGACCGCCGACATGGCGCGCGACGTGGTGCGCGTGATCAAGGACGCCAAGCTGCGCAAGGTGCAGGCGTCGATTCAGGGCGACACCGTGCGCGTCTCATCGCCCAGCAAGGACGAGCTGCAGGGTGTCATGACTCTGCTCAAGCAGAACGATTTCGGCGTCGAGCTCAAGTTCGGGAACTACCGGACCAACTAG